A portion of the Burkholderia sp. GAS332 genome contains these proteins:
- a CDS encoding efflux transporter, outer membrane factor (OMF) lipoprotein, NodT family codes for MFPISLSRPLLRRSFVVTLMGALLSACSTLPPYQRPTAEIPAKYAGTAPGWAQAAPADTAPRGPWWTIFNDPVLNQLEARVDVSNQTVRKAVAQVQQARSMVDYQRAGFFPTITAGVAQDRSRTSQNVEGKSLAGKTVPDYSAGVSASWEPDLFGRVRDSVTGARADAAASAADLEGVRLSMSADLAVDYFALRSLDTQKKLLDDSVTAYAAALKLLQQQLKDGAIDASAVAQATTQLEATRTQDTDIDVTRAQMQHAIATLIGEPASTFTLPPNGSAATPPAIPVGLPSQLLERRPDIAAAERRVAAANALIGVAHAAFFPDLVLSASAGLESTFFAPWLSAPSLFWSLGPQLVGTLFDGGKRTASLHGATAQYDGAVADYRQSVLVAFQQVEDNLSALHSLADEAASQQRATTAAELSLRLTTNRFNAGAVSYLDVVTAQTIALTNQRTADQIAARRLESSVLLLKALGGTWHGQDDGSAAQDVASTTGPVTPPAAQSSTTLATAPAAQPGPKPAGT; via the coding sequence ATGTTTCCAATCTCTCTTTCACGCCCGTTGTTGCGCCGTTCGTTCGTGGTCACGCTGATGGGCGCACTGCTGAGCGCCTGTTCGACTTTGCCGCCGTACCAACGCCCCACCGCCGAGATTCCCGCGAAGTACGCCGGCACGGCACCGGGTTGGGCCCAGGCCGCACCTGCCGACACCGCGCCACGCGGCCCCTGGTGGACGATCTTCAACGATCCGGTGCTGAATCAACTCGAAGCGCGCGTCGACGTCTCGAATCAGACCGTGCGCAAGGCGGTTGCGCAGGTCCAGCAAGCGCGTTCGATGGTGGATTATCAGCGCGCCGGCTTTTTCCCGACCATCACCGCCGGCGTCGCACAGGACCGTTCGCGGACCTCACAGAACGTCGAGGGTAAATCGCTCGCGGGCAAGACGGTGCCGGACTATTCGGCTGGCGTATCTGCAAGCTGGGAGCCTGATCTGTTCGGCCGGGTGCGCGACAGCGTGACCGGCGCGCGAGCCGACGCAGCTGCAAGTGCGGCGGATCTCGAAGGCGTGCGCCTGTCGATGAGCGCCGATCTCGCCGTCGACTATTTCGCCCTGCGTTCGCTCGACACGCAAAAGAAACTGCTCGACGACAGCGTGACCGCCTACGCCGCCGCTTTGAAGCTGCTGCAACAGCAACTGAAAGACGGCGCGATCGATGCCTCCGCGGTCGCTCAGGCCACCACTCAACTCGAAGCAACACGTACGCAAGACACCGATATCGACGTGACGCGCGCGCAGATGCAGCATGCGATTGCCACACTGATCGGCGAGCCCGCTTCGACCTTCACCCTGCCGCCGAACGGCTCGGCTGCGACGCCGCCGGCGATTCCCGTTGGCCTGCCGTCGCAACTGCTCGAACGGCGCCCGGACATTGCCGCCGCTGAACGGCGCGTGGCGGCGGCGAATGCTCTGATCGGCGTGGCGCACGCGGCGTTTTTCCCCGATCTCGTGCTGTCGGCGAGCGCGGGGCTGGAAAGCACCTTCTTCGCGCCGTGGTTGAGCGCGCCGAGTCTGTTCTGGTCGCTCGGCCCGCAGCTTGTCGGCACGCTGTTCGACGGCGGCAAGCGCACAGCCAGCCTGCATGGCGCGACGGCGCAGTACGACGGCGCGGTTGCGGATTACCGGCAATCGGTGTTGGTGGCCTTCCAGCAGGTCGAGGACAATCTGTCCGCCTTGCATTCGCTTGCCGACGAAGCCGCCAGCCAGCAGCGCGCGACCACGGCCGCGGAGCTATCGTTGCGGCTCACGACGAACCGCTTCAACGCGGGCGCGGTCAGTTATCTAGACGTAGTGACCGCACAGACGATTGCGCTGACGAACCAGCGCACCGCGGATCAGATTGCGGCGCGGCGGTTGGAGTCGAGTGTGTTGTTGTTGAAGGCGCTGGGCGGGACGTGGCATGGGCAGGACGATGGTTCAGCGGCACAAGATGTGGCGAGCACCACCGGGCCTGTCACCCCACCCGCCGCCCAATCCAGCACCACGCTTGCTACTGCGCCCGCCGCACAGCCAGGCCCTAAACCCGCCGGAACGTGA
- a CDS encoding RND family efflux transporter, MFP subunit translates to MNNPLLPPDLGDGSEPAAEADRIAEAATAAKVNQAARAADMPTNPKPHRRLWPLALTGLAAALLIVGIVPRLHASAALTQQTQAQSVLSVSVVTPHPAPAVHELLLPGAVTPFAEASIYARTSGYLAHWNADIGTHVKAGQTLATIDAPDLDAQLRQARADEATAQANFDFAKTTAQRWQEMLKTQSVAQQDADTKVSDMEARRAMLASAQANVAHLAELVSYEKITAPFDGTITARNVDVGTLVTAGGTPGTPGMSGELFHIQQTGVLRVFVDVPQNDAPYVTPDTGVYLSAQQYPGRHIAAKVARTSGSIDPSSRTLRVEVDVDNKDGALMPGAYAQVHLQLQSTTPALDLPVSALLFRPDGVTVAVVDGNGRAALKTVHIGRDFGTHVEITTGLAATDRVIDNPGDSLSAGQLVQIAPAAHG, encoded by the coding sequence ATGAACAATCCATTACTGCCGCCTGACCTCGGCGACGGGTCTGAACCGGCCGCCGAGGCTGATCGAATCGCTGAGGCCGCCACAGCCGCCAAGGTTAATCAGGCCGCCCGCGCCGCCGACATGCCCACAAACCCGAAGCCACACCGCCGCCTCTGGCCGCTCGCATTGACCGGCCTCGCCGCGGCATTGCTGATCGTCGGCATCGTGCCGCGTCTGCACGCAAGCGCCGCGCTGACGCAACAGACGCAAGCGCAAAGCGTGCTGAGCGTGTCCGTGGTCACGCCGCACCCCGCGCCGGCCGTCCACGAATTGCTGCTGCCCGGCGCCGTGACGCCGTTTGCCGAAGCATCGATCTATGCGCGTACGAGCGGCTATCTGGCGCACTGGAACGCCGACATCGGCACCCACGTGAAAGCCGGACAGACGCTCGCCACGATCGACGCGCCCGATCTGGACGCACAACTGCGCCAGGCCCGCGCCGACGAAGCCACCGCGCAAGCCAACTTCGACTTCGCGAAGACCACCGCGCAGCGCTGGCAGGAGATGCTGAAAACCCAATCGGTCGCGCAGCAGGATGCGGATACGAAAGTCAGCGACATGGAAGCGCGTCGCGCGATGCTGGCGTCGGCGCAGGCCAACGTCGCGCATCTGGCCGAGCTGGTGTCGTACGAAAAGATCACCGCGCCGTTCGACGGCACGATCACCGCGCGCAACGTCGACGTCGGCACTCTGGTGACGGCGGGCGGCACGCCTGGCACGCCGGGTATGTCGGGCGAGCTGTTTCATATCCAGCAGACCGGGGTGCTGCGCGTGTTCGTCGACGTGCCGCAGAACGATGCGCCCTACGTCACGCCCGACACCGGCGTGTATCTGAGCGCCCAGCAGTATCCCGGGCGGCACATCGCCGCAAAGGTCGCGCGCACGAGCGGCTCGATCGATCCGTCGAGCCGCACGTTGCGCGTCGAGGTCGACGTCGATAACAAGGATGGCGCGCTGATGCCGGGCGCTTACGCGCAGGTGCATCTGCAGTTGCAGTCGACCACACCGGCGCTCGATCTGCCGGTGAGCGCCCTGCTCTTCCGCCCGGATGGCGTGACGGTCGCCGTAGTCGACGGCAACGGTCGTGCCGCGCTCAAGACGGTGCACATCGGCCGCGATTTCGGCACGCATGTGGAAATCACCACGGGCCTCGCGGCGACCGACCGCGTGATCGATAACCCCGGCGATTCGCTGAGTGCCGGCCAGCTTGTGCAGATCGCGCCGGCCGCGCATGGCTGA
- a CDS encoding Multidrug efflux pump subunit AcrB — translation MWIVKLALRRPYTFVVLAVLIFIIGPLAILRTPTDIFPNINIPVVSIVWTYNGFSAQDMANRITSNYERALTSDVDDIEHIESQSLNGVSVVKIFFHPGADINRAIAEAASNSASILRILPPGTLPPNIITYNASTVPILQLGLSSDTLSEQQLYDLGNSQIRTQLATVQGASVPLPFGGKVRQIMVDIDPRALQAKGLSPLDVVNAVNAQNLILPGGTAKIGTKEYNVQMNGSTDTVAALNDLPIKTVAGGVVYVRDVAHVRDGYAPQTNIVRSDGKRAALLTIEKSGSTSTLTIIQQVKAMLPHIAAGLPSALHITALSDQSVFVKSAVMGVAREAVIAAALTAVMILVFLGSWRATLIIAVSIPLAVLTSLIALSALGQTINIMTLGGLALAVGILVDDATVAIENITHHLENGEPLHDAILNGSGEIAVPTFVSTLSICIVFVPMFLLSGVARYLFVPLAEAVVFAMIASYFFSRTLVPTLAMYLMRARSNAPVTGNGPIARLIRFQAAFELRFESLRERYRGVLGSAIARPRRFIATFLLLCIGSLALVPFAGRDFFPAVDTGEIRLHLRAPTGTRIEDTARITDEVEARVRSVIPKQELAAVLDNIGVPVSGINLTYDSSDPIGPEDAEIMITLAAGHKPTAAYVATLRTTLSKDFPGVTFAFLPADIVSQILNFGLPAPIDIQIVGNKLDANRVVANRLLAELRGVRGLVDARIQQPGDEPAINVNVDRTRAIQAGLLQRDVSQNLLIALSGSSQTSPNFWLDPSNGVSYPLMAMMPQYDINSLQALANIPVAQSSGASAGAATTGNGPAPQNLLGALSTLTRGTQQAVVSHYNVQPVLDIFASAQGRDLGGVASDVTRLVDQIRPQLPPGASIVVRGQVQAMHDSFSGLASGLVFAIALVYLLMVVNFQSWLDPFIIISGLPGSLAGIAWMLFSTGTSLSVPALTGTILCIGIATANSILVINTAREFHHGGKPPLQAALEAGFSRFRPVLMTALAMLIGMLPMALGLGDGGEQNAPLGRAVIGGLALGTVSTLLFVPVVYGMVHAWLDKRRAARTDTEESRVSARTL, via the coding sequence ATGTGGATCGTCAAGCTCGCGCTGCGCCGCCCCTACACATTCGTGGTTCTCGCGGTGTTGATCTTCATCATTGGCCCGCTCGCGATACTCCGCACGCCGACCGATATCTTCCCGAACATCAACATCCCGGTGGTCAGCATCGTCTGGACGTATAACGGCTTTTCCGCCCAGGACATGGCCAACCGCATCACCTCGAACTACGAACGCGCGCTGACCTCCGACGTCGACGATATCGAGCACATCGAGTCACAATCGCTCAACGGCGTCTCCGTAGTGAAGATATTCTTCCACCCGGGCGCCGACATCAACCGCGCAATCGCCGAGGCGGCCTCCAATTCCGCATCGATCCTGCGCATCCTCCCGCCGGGCACGTTGCCGCCAAACATCATCACGTACAACGCGTCAACGGTCCCGATCCTGCAACTCGGACTCTCCAGCGACACGCTGTCCGAGCAGCAACTCTACGACCTCGGCAACAGCCAGATCCGCACGCAACTCGCGACGGTGCAAGGCGCATCCGTGCCACTGCCGTTCGGCGGAAAAGTGCGGCAGATCATGGTCGATATCGATCCACGTGCGCTCCAGGCCAAAGGCCTTTCCCCACTCGACGTGGTCAACGCCGTCAACGCGCAAAACCTGATTCTGCCAGGCGGCACAGCCAAAATCGGCACGAAGGAATACAACGTGCAGATGAACGGCAGCACCGACACGGTGGCCGCGCTCAACGACCTGCCGATCAAGACAGTGGCCGGCGGCGTGGTGTATGTGCGCGACGTCGCCCACGTACGTGATGGCTACGCACCGCAAACCAACATCGTGCGCAGCGACGGCAAACGCGCCGCGCTCCTCACCATCGAAAAATCCGGCAGCACGTCCACCTTGACCATCATCCAGCAGGTCAAGGCGATGCTGCCGCATATCGCGGCCGGTTTGCCGAGCGCGCTGCATATCACCGCGCTGTCCGATCAATCGGTGTTCGTGAAGTCGGCCGTGATGGGCGTGGCGCGCGAAGCGGTAATCGCGGCGGCCCTGACCGCGGTGATGATCCTGGTGTTTCTCGGCAGCTGGCGCGCCACGCTGATCATCGCGGTGTCGATTCCGCTCGCGGTGCTGACCTCACTGATCGCGCTGTCCGCGCTCGGCCAGACCATCAACATCATGACGCTCGGCGGGCTCGCGCTCGCGGTGGGGATTCTCGTCGACGATGCCACCGTCGCCATCGAAAACATCACGCACCATCTGGAAAACGGTGAGCCACTGCACGACGCGATTCTGAACGGCTCGGGCGAAATCGCCGTGCCGACCTTTGTCTCGACACTGTCGATCTGCATCGTCTTCGTGCCGATGTTTCTGCTTTCCGGCGTGGCCCGTTATCTGTTTGTGCCGCTCGCCGAAGCGGTGGTGTTCGCGATGATCGCGTCGTATTTCTTCTCGCGTACGCTGGTGCCGACCCTCGCGATGTATCTGATGCGCGCGCGCAGTAACGCGCCGGTCACGGGGAACGGCCCGATTGCGCGGCTGATCCGCTTCCAGGCCGCCTTCGAACTTCGCTTCGAGAGCTTGCGCGAACGCTATCGCGGTGTGCTCGGCTCGGCGATTGCGCGACCGCGCCGTTTCATCGCTACCTTCCTGCTGCTGTGTATCGGCTCGCTCGCGCTGGTGCCGTTTGCCGGCCGCGATTTTTTCCCTGCTGTCGATACCGGCGAGATCCGCTTGCATCTGCGTGCGCCGACCGGCACGCGTATCGAAGACACCGCGCGCATCACCGATGAAGTCGAAGCCCGTGTGCGCAGCGTGATTCCGAAGCAGGAACTCGCGGCCGTGCTCGACAACATTGGCGTGCCGGTGAGCGGCATTAATCTGACTTACGATTCATCCGACCCGATCGGCCCGGAAGACGCCGAAATCATGATCACGCTCGCAGCCGGACATAAGCCCACCGCCGCCTATGTGGCGACGCTGCGCACCACGCTCTCCAAAGATTTCCCCGGCGTCACGTTTGCCTTCCTGCCCGCCGACATCGTCAGTCAGATTCTCAACTTCGGCCTGCCCGCACCGATCGATATCCAGATCGTCGGCAACAAGCTCGACGCCAATCGCGTCGTGGCGAACCGTTTACTTGCGGAACTGCGTGGTGTACGCGGCCTCGTCGATGCGCGCATCCAGCAACCGGGCGACGAACCCGCGATCAACGTGAATGTCGACCGTACGCGGGCGATTCAAGCCGGCCTGTTGCAACGCGATGTGTCGCAGAATCTGCTGATCGCGCTTTCCGGCAGTTCGCAAACCTCGCCGAATTTCTGGCTCGATCCGAGCAACGGTGTCAGCTATCCGCTGATGGCGATGATGCCTCAGTACGACATTAACTCGCTGCAGGCGCTGGCCAATATTCCGGTCGCACAGAGCAGTGGTGCAAGTGCAGGCGCGGCGACAACCGGCAACGGCCCTGCCCCGCAGAACCTGCTCGGCGCGCTGAGCACGCTGACACGCGGCACCCAGCAGGCCGTCGTCTCGCACTACAACGTGCAGCCGGTGCTCGATATTTTCGCGTCGGCGCAAGGTCGCGATCTCGGCGGCGTGGCAAGCGACGTGACCCGGCTCGTCGATCAGATCCGGCCGCAACTGCCGCCGGGCGCATCGATCGTGGTGCGCGGCCAGGTGCAGGCGATGCACGATTCGTTCAGCGGCCTCGCAAGCGGTCTCGTGTTCGCGATCGCCCTCGTCTATCTGCTGATGGTCGTCAATTTTCAGTCGTGGCTCGATCCGTTCATCATCATCAGCGGTTTGCCGGGCTCGCTCGCGGGCATCGCGTGGATGCTGTTCAGCACCGGCACGAGCCTGAGCGTGCCGGCCCTGACCGGCACCATTCTGTGCATCGGCATTGCCACGGCCAACAGCATTCTTGTGATCAACACCGCGCGTGAATTCCACCACGGCGGCAAGCCGCCGCTGCAGGCCGCGCTCGAGGCGGGCTTCAGCCGCTTCCGGCCGGTGCTGATGACCGCGCTCGCGATGCTCATCGGCATGCTGCCCATGGCGCTCGGCCTCGGCGACGGTGGCGAACAGAACGCGCCGCTAGGCCGCGCGGTGATTGGCGGCCTCGCGCTCGGCACGGTGTCCACCTTGCTGTTTGTTCCGGTCGTCTACGGGATGGTGCATGCGTGGCTCGACAAACGCCGCGCGGCTCGCACCGACACAGAAGAATCCCGCGTTTCCGCCCGCACACTTTGA
- a CDS encoding Uncharacterized membrane protein YqiK, contains Band7/PHB/SPFH domain yields the protein MDSIIFWGGIGLALVVGLCVIGLIFARLYVRASAERAFVRTGLGGQKVIMSGGAVVLPVFHEVIPINMNTLKLEVSRATRDSLITKDRMRVDVVVAFFVRVKPTAEGISTAAQTLGQRTQAPENLRALVDDKFVDALRSTAAQMTMQDLQDAREKFVQGVQNTVAEDLTKNGLELESVSLTNFNQTSKEFFDPNNAFDAEGLTKLTQETERRRKERNEVEQDTEVSVREKNRDALARKLEIEQQESFMKLEQEQQVKTRTAEQSARIAAYEAERHQEAEQSRIVAERQVQESEIQREQAVRTRKVEAEREVRVKEIEQTKVTQMAAIEQAKVTEIAAQDKAIVIAGKSEAQSQAQARANEALAEAVKAEQLVETTRRTAEADRAKQVALIEAAQEAETNAVHVTTQARAEREAAQMQATAIVELAEAARKKGLAEAEAQRALNDAINALSSDQASLKFKLALLQALPGVIQQTVEPMKAIEGIKIIQVDGLNRSASNGSSDGVSGPVSGHNGNNLAEQAMSAALSYRAHAPLIDSLLNEVGLSGGSLQGLVPGLAAVPIHVADNPTAAGLADSATLDAQHKRSARQ from the coding sequence ATGGATTCGATCATTTTTTGGGGCGGCATTGGCTTGGCCCTGGTTGTTGGTCTGTGCGTCATTGGCCTAATCTTCGCGCGGCTTTATGTCCGCGCATCGGCTGAACGCGCGTTTGTACGGACCGGCCTCGGTGGGCAGAAAGTGATCATGAGCGGTGGCGCGGTCGTGTTGCCCGTGTTTCACGAGGTCATCCCGATCAACATGAACACGCTGAAGCTCGAGGTGAGCCGTGCGACGCGCGACAGCCTGATCACCAAGGATCGTATGCGCGTCGACGTAGTGGTTGCGTTCTTCGTGCGAGTGAAACCGACGGCCGAGGGTATTTCGACAGCCGCGCAGACGCTCGGCCAACGAACGCAGGCTCCCGAAAATCTGCGCGCGCTGGTCGACGACAAGTTCGTCGACGCGCTGCGCTCCACTGCCGCACAGATGACGATGCAGGATCTGCAGGACGCCCGGGAGAAGTTCGTGCAGGGCGTACAAAACACCGTCGCGGAAGATCTGACCAAAAACGGTCTCGAACTGGAAAGCGTATCGCTGACCAACTTCAACCAGACATCGAAAGAATTTTTCGACCCGAACAACGCGTTCGACGCGGAAGGTTTGACAAAGCTCACGCAGGAAACGGAGCGCCGGCGCAAGGAGCGAAACGAAGTCGAGCAGGATACCGAGGTCTCGGTTCGTGAGAAAAATCGTGACGCACTCGCGCGAAAGCTGGAGATCGAGCAGCAGGAATCGTTCATGAAGCTCGAGCAGGAGCAGCAGGTGAAGACGCGCACCGCCGAACAGAGCGCGCGGATCGCAGCCTACGAGGCTGAGCGTCACCAGGAGGCTGAGCAGAGCCGGATCGTGGCGGAGCGGCAGGTGCAGGAGTCGGAGATCCAACGTGAACAGGCTGTGCGTACACGCAAGGTAGAAGCCGAGCGCGAGGTTCGCGTGAAAGAGATCGAGCAGACGAAGGTGACCCAGATGGCGGCCATCGAGCAGGCCAAGGTGACCGAGATCGCCGCGCAGGACAAGGCCATTGTGATCGCCGGAAAATCGGAGGCGCAATCACAGGCTCAGGCGCGAGCCAACGAGGCACTCGCGGAAGCGGTCAAGGCCGAGCAACTGGTGGAAACTACCCGCCGGACCGCAGAGGCTGACCGTGCCAAGCAGGTCGCGCTGATTGAGGCCGCGCAGGAGGCCGAGACCAATGCTGTACACGTCACGACCCAGGCTCGCGCCGAGCGCGAGGCCGCGCAGATGCAGGCCACCGCGATTGTGGAACTGGCTGAAGCTGCCCGCAAGAAGGGGCTCGCAGAAGCAGAGGCACAACGTGCGCTCAATGACGCAATCAACGCGCTGTCGTCAGATCAGGCAAGCCTGAAGTTCAAGCTCGCGCTGCTGCAGGCGCTTCCCGGCGTGATCCAGCAGACCGTCGAACCGATGAAGGCGATTGAAGGGATCAAGATCATTCAGGTAGACGGGTTGAATCGCAGTGCCAGCAACGGCAGCTCGGACGGTGTCTCCGGTCCGGTGTCCGGACACAATGGCAACAATCTGGCCGAGCAGGCGATGTCCGCGGCGTTGTCGTACCGGGCGCATGCACCGCTCATTGACTCGCTGCTGAACGAGGTTGGTTTGTCAGGCGGATCGCTGCAAGGACTGGTGCCGGGCCTGGCGGCCGTTCCGATCCACGTAGCAGATAATCCGACAGCGGCTGGCTTGGCGGATAGCGCCACGCTGGACGCCCAGCATAAGCGTTCAGCCCGGCAGTAG
- a CDS encoding iron complex outermembrane recepter protein, with the protein MGQHRKTGAGNGSDGSRGSHSRRGALRARQPAHFARHLATAALISAGLPFNVALAADAPSAAESSARKSYDIPAGPLEAVLNRFGRESGLLLSFPAALTDGRTSEGLHGDYNVPQGFDRILRGTGLGAVQQSNGSYTLVPRAEPAADSSDTHGTILPAVTVSSTMVKAGSYRPPVDAVVTRSDTPVLDTAQAVNIVPAQVLRDQRPRNLDDALANVSGIVQGNTLAATQDTLLKRGFGGNRDGSIMHNGMPLVQGRALNATADSVEVLKGPTSLLYGIMDPGGVVNVVSKQPLLQPYHAISVLGSTYGHGRNGAGATLDTTGPIGDSGLAYRLVVDQTDEQYWRNFGEHRETLVAPSLAWYGRDTQVVVSYEYRKFLYPFDRGTALDPKTNKPLAISSRERLDEPFNEMDGESNLAQISVDHQINPNWKAHFGYSYNRERYDAGQLRVQGINSTTGAVSRSNDATHGALSTDSYAIAYVDGHFDIAGLRNDLQVGVDAEYRRIYRKDLLRQATKYPFNYFNPIYGRESPSTTVSASDSDQTDTLHDRSFFFQDSLHLTDKWILIGGARFLSYNQIAGKGRPFVVNTDINGSKWLPRAGVVYKWTDTVSLYGSYTQSLKPTSTIAPLGSGVVIDSSVQPEEATSWELGAKVAMPNGLSGTLAIFNIDKKNVLVQQYNDTTKQVDWRTAGKARSRGVELDVAGQIGQHWSVIASYAYIDAKTTEDPLYAGKRLWNAPQNTASLAAVYDFGTIFGGDQLRVGAGAHYVGTRPGDSANSFTLPAYTVADAFATYETKLGNRHLSFQLNVKNLFNKTYYPSSANRYFVSVGDARQVSLLSTLEF; encoded by the coding sequence ATGGGACAGCATCGAAAGACCGGCGCCGGCAATGGCAGTGACGGCAGCCGTGGCAGTCATAGCCGTCGTGGCGCTTTGCGCGCGCGACAACCGGCACACTTCGCGCGGCATCTCGCAACGGCCGCGCTGATTTCGGCGGGACTGCCGTTCAACGTGGCGCTGGCAGCCGATGCGCCGTCCGCCGCCGAGTCGTCGGCGCGCAAGAGCTACGACATTCCGGCGGGCCCGCTCGAAGCGGTGCTCAATCGTTTCGGGCGCGAGAGCGGGCTGCTGCTGTCGTTTCCGGCGGCACTGACGGACGGGCGCACGAGTGAAGGCCTGCACGGCGATTACAACGTGCCGCAAGGCTTCGATCGAATCCTGCGTGGCACCGGGCTCGGCGCAGTGCAGCAGTCCAATGGCAGCTATACGCTCGTCCCGCGCGCAGAGCCGGCAGCGGATAGCAGCGACACGCACGGCACCATCCTCCCAGCCGTGACGGTCAGCTCGACGATGGTGAAAGCCGGCAGCTACCGGCCGCCTGTCGATGCGGTGGTGACGCGTTCGGACACACCAGTACTCGACACTGCCCAGGCCGTGAACATCGTGCCGGCACAAGTGCTGCGCGATCAGCGTCCGCGTAATCTCGACGATGCGCTTGCCAACGTGAGTGGCATCGTGCAAGGCAATACGCTGGCGGCCACGCAGGACACCTTGCTCAAGCGCGGCTTCGGCGGCAATCGCGACGGTTCGATCATGCACAACGGCATGCCGCTGGTGCAGGGGCGCGCGTTGAATGCCACGGCCGACAGCGTCGAAGTGCTCAAGGGCCCGACTTCGCTGCTGTACGGGATCATGGACCCGGGCGGCGTCGTCAATGTGGTGAGCAAGCAGCCCTTGCTCCAGCCCTATCACGCGATCTCCGTGCTTGGCTCGACCTACGGACACGGCCGCAACGGCGCGGGCGCCACACTCGATACGACTGGCCCGATCGGCGACTCCGGCCTCGCCTACCGGCTGGTTGTCGATCAGACCGACGAGCAATACTGGCGCAACTTCGGCGAGCATCGCGAGACGCTCGTCGCACCCTCGCTCGCATGGTACGGACGCGACACACAGGTGGTGGTGTCGTACGAATATCGCAAGTTTCTCTATCCCTTCGACCGCGGCACGGCGCTCGACCCGAAGACCAACAAGCCACTTGCCATCTCGAGCCGCGAGCGCCTCGACGAACCGTTCAACGAAATGGACGGCGAATCGAACCTCGCGCAGATCAGCGTCGATCATCAGATCAACCCTAACTGGAAGGCTCACTTCGGCTACAGCTACAACCGCGAGCGTTACGACGCGGGCCAGTTGCGCGTACAAGGCATCAACAGCACGACCGGCGCCGTGTCGCGCAGCAACGATGCAACGCATGGCGCGCTCAGCACGGACAGCTACGCGATTGCCTATGTGGACGGCCATTTCGACATCGCCGGGTTGCGCAACGATTTGCAGGTCGGCGTCGACGCCGAGTACCGCCGCATCTATCGCAAGGACCTGCTGCGCCAGGCCACGAAGTATCCGTTCAATTATTTCAATCCCATCTACGGCCGGGAGAGCCCGTCGACCACGGTGTCGGCGAGCGACAGTGATCAGACCGACACGTTGCACGACCGCTCGTTTTTCTTTCAGGACAGTTTGCATCTCACCGACAAATGGATTCTGATCGGCGGCGCGCGGTTTCTGAGCTACAACCAGATCGCGGGAAAGGGCCGGCCGTTCGTCGTCAACACCGACATCAACGGCAGCAAATGGCTGCCGCGCGCGGGCGTGGTCTACAAATGGACCGACACGGTATCGCTATACGGCAGCTATACGCAGTCGCTCAAACCGACCTCGACGATCGCGCCGCTTGGCTCCGGCGTGGTCATCGATTCGTCGGTGCAGCCTGAGGAAGCGACCTCGTGGGAGCTCGGCGCCAAAGTGGCGATGCCCAACGGCCTGAGCGGCACGCTGGCGATTTTCAACATCGACAAGAAGAACGTGCTGGTGCAGCAGTACAACGACACCACCAAGCAGGTCGACTGGCGCACTGCCGGCAAGGCGCGCTCGCGCGGCGTGGAACTCGACGTCGCCGGCCAGATCGGCCAGCACTGGAGCGTGATTGCGAGCTACGCGTACATTGACGCGAAGACCACCGAGGACCCGCTCTACGCCGGCAAGCGCTTGTGGAATGCGCCGCAGAACACGGCATCGCTCGCCGCGGTGTACGACTTCGGCACGATCTTCGGCGGCGACCAACTGCGCGTCGGCGCCGGTGCGCATTACGTCGGTACTCGCCCGGGCGATTCGGCCAATAGCTTCACGCTACCGGCCTACACCGTCGCCGACGCCTTTGCTACGTACGAGACGAAACTCGGCAATCGTCATCTGTCGTTTCAGCTCAACGTGAAGAATCTATTCAACAAGACCTACTACCCGTCGAGCGCGAACAGGTATTTCGTATCGGTTGGTGATGCGCGTCAGGTTTCTTTGCTGTCGACGCTGGAGTTCTAA